A stretch of DNA from Ovis aries strain OAR_USU_Benz2616 breed Rambouillet chromosome 14, ARS-UI_Ramb_v3.0, whole genome shotgun sequence:
TCACTGTCAGGGTAAAAGCCGAGGGCCTTAGCCTGGGATTCCTCCTTTCATTCCATCATTGGTTTGTTCGTTCACAAGTATTCATCAGGGCCCATTGCTCAGTGGCACTGTGGCGGCAGCAGTGATGGAGGGGACCCCGGGCCTGCCTTTCCAGGGCTCACAGGCCAGTAGGGGCCCAGCCATGGCTTCAGTCAGTGATGAGCGAGTGGGCCAGCCTGGGATGGAGGAGCTCAGGGTTCTGTGAGAGCCCAGGTGGGGCTCTTCACCCAGCCTGGGGGATATTaaggaggacttcctggaggaggggattcTGAGACTCGAAAGGTAAGTAGATGTtagctggtcttttttttttttttgctgcaccgcATGTCTTGtgggggtcttagtttcctgactaggaactgaacccaggcccatggAAGCGGAGCAGggggtcctaaccactagaccagcagggaagtcccagctagCTGAAAAGGAGAGCAGAACACTCCGCACAGAGGGGACAGTTTTTGCAGAAACTTGGAGCTTAAAGTTGGAGGGTCAGATGGAGGATATTGACCTGCAGAGACTCGCTGGGGCCCGGCCATGCAGGCCATAAGGCTAACAGTTTGGACTTTTCCCTAAGGACACTGGGGAGCCATCGAGGGCTTTGAGTGGAAGTGGGGCCAGGTCAGAATAGGTTTGTAGGACGACTCCTTTGGTTGCTGTGTGGtggaagatgggaggagaggacACTGGAGACAGGAAACTGGGGCGGGGACTTCGCAgggggcgaggggtggggggCCATAGGGAGAGGAGGTGCCTGGCCTGGGACAGGGCTGTTGGGAGGGACTCAGTGACTGATGGGCGGTGGTGGGAGGTGAGGATAGGATCCAGGATGAGGCCCAGGTCCCTGTCACAGGTGCCAGAGTAGGTGTTGGGGCTGTCCCTGAGATAGGAGGAGGAATaggcttcatttattcattcttcatgcattcattcatttaaaaaaaaaaaaaagggatgttGAGCCTCTGttgtgtgccaggcagtgttccaGGCTTGGGGTatatatcagtgaacaaaacagacagatATCCCTGACCCAGAGTAGATTCTGTTATGGGGAGGAACCAGATAAGAAGCAAAATAGACATAATGTCCTGTTGTgaaagaggcagagggagggcagGGTGGTGTGTGGAGAATGGCAGGCGAgctggtcagggaaggccttCCTGAGAAGGGAACCTTTGAGCAGAGGCCTGCAGGAGGTGGGGGACTGGAGAATCTATGGAGAAGGGGCATTTCTGGCAAagggaacagcaggtgcaaaggctctgaggcaggTTTGAACCTGGTATGTTCCAGGCACAGTGAGAGGGTCACAGTGAGCGAGAGGAGAGAGTGGGAGATGAGGATGGGATGGTAACAAGACCACACCCTGTGGAGCCCCATTGGCTGTGGGGGAGCCTTTGACTCTGGCTTAGAGGGTCTGAGCAGGGGAACCACCTGGTGCACTTAGAGGGAAGAAGTGACTGGGTTTCTTGTCTAGAGCTCCAGACAGAGGTCTGCGCTGGGGCCGACTTGGGGATATTCAGGGGACTGTGGGCATCTGGCCGGTACACAGGACCCCTGATAGCCGCTCTCTCTGATCTCCCAGGAGATTGAGGAGGATCGGAAGAAAGCTGAACTGGAGGGAGTAGCAGTGACAGGTCCCCGGAAGGGCCGCTCGGTGGAGAAGGAGAATGTGGCAGTGGTGAGCTCCATGCCAGGGTGGGCCTTGCGAGgacgggtgggtgggtggggttgTGAGACCTAAGAGCCTTCCCTGCTGCCCCAGGCCTCGACCCTGGCAGCCGCCCTCTGGGCCTGCGGTGTCCTGGTCTCCCTGCCCCAGTGACCTTGCCCCCTTCCCCCCTTTCCAGGAGAAGAACCTGGGTCCTTCCCGGAGGTCTCCAGGGACCCCTCGGCCTCCAGGGGTCAGCAAGGGAGGCCGGACGCCCCCTCAGCACGGAGGCCGGGCAGGCATGGGCCGGACATCCCGCAGCTGGGAAGACAGTCCCGGGGAGCAGCCTCGGGGAGGCGCTGGGGGCCGCGGCCGGAGGGGTCGGGGCAGGGGGTCCCCTCATCTCTCTGGAGGTGGCGATGCCTCGATTGCCGACCGCAAATCCAAGGTAGGAGCCGAGGGGGCTGACGTCTGCCTGAAGTCTGTTGGGGAGGCTCAGTGTTGTCCTGTTGCTCTTTCTGTTCTGCCCTCAAAGGGGCTTTCTCCTTCATCCGTCGTTTactgtctctgttttcttttttggaccCTCGCTCCGGCTCTTTTtcatctctttccctttcttcttctctcccctaGACCAGCGCTGTGGGTACTCtccctgtctctttctgtctcccgTTTTGCGCTCTGCTGTGTGCTTGGTCAtctgccttcccttccctttgtCTCTTTTTGATGGTATCTGGTGGGTTCTGTCCAGCACGTGTGCTTTCCTcattcgtgtgtgtgtgcgcacatgctCTCTCTGTGTCATTCCCTGAATTAGTTGGTAGGGAGGAGTGAGGTTCTTACTGTACCTGCTCTCCGCACCCCACCACGCAGATTAGCAGAGTGGTGGCTTAGGGGACAACTTCTATGAGTTCCCTGTCCTTGGGCAGCTCACTTCCCCTCTAGGAGATTCCAGTTCTCGTTCTTAAGTAGGAATGAAAATCAGGTTTAAAGGTTTTCATAAGCATCGTGTGACATGAGGCATAGAAACCCTCAGATTAAGTGCTCAATGTATGTTGCTTAAGGATGTTTAGAAAGACCCCAAAGTGCCATGGCATTAATCAAATGcaagtttatttctctcttgtatgCTGAGTCTTGGAAATGCAAGTGTTCCCAGCATCTTGGGCACATGCTCATCTAAAATTCTGTTACCACCCAGGGTGGGGGGAATTGTTACCTAAGAAAGGGAGGAGAATGGATAGTGGGGGTCACCTGGCCATTTGTCAAGTTGTTACTGTGGCAGCCGTTGAGGGGTCCCCAACCCTTCTGCCAGGCTCAGCATTTTGCCAGAAGGATTAACAACTGAAATTTATTACAGGGAAAGAATAGAAAGCAAAATGGCCCACGAGCCAGAGTCTGGAGGATACCAGGTGCTAGCTTCCAAGAGTCTGCGTCCAGTGGAGACACaaattgttgtttaatcactaagttgtgtctgactctgcgaccccgtgggctgtagcccgccaggctcctctgtccatgggattttccaggcaagaatactggagtgggttgccatttcctactccaggggatcttccccacccagggatcaaacctgtgtctcctgcattggcaggcagattcttcaccgatgagctaccagggaagcccagagacacaCAGGTGCACTTAATTGTTCTTCATTGACAACATATGTCAAAGTTCATCTACTGGGGACTCATTAGGGAGCTAGTACCCAGGCTTCTTATCTGAGGCTGGTCACATAGGTCCCCTCTGCCTCGTACACATCCAAATTCCAGACCGTAGAAGGAAGGTGGGTGTTCAGCATACACTGTATTTGCAGCAAAAGTCTAGGCACCTGGAGCCCCGCTTACTGGTTAACTGTTGACAGGACGTGCAGAGAGCCAGTGGCCAGGTGCCAGCCAGGGGCTCCTTGCATAACAGGTCTAAGGAGAGAGCCTCAGATGGTGACGAACGCTCAGGTTGAGTGGTTCTTTCTGACgccctgtgtgtgtctctctctctatcctcccctcctccccccaacaAGGAGTGGGAGGAGCGGCGGAAGCAGAACATCGAGAAGATGAACGAGGAGATGGAGAAGATTGCAGAGTACGAGCGCAACCAGCGGGTCAGTGCCACGGGCGCCCCCTGGCGGTGGGGTGGAGCTGCCGGGTAGGGGAGCGCTCCAACACCCCAACCCCCGACCAACTCCGCATGCCCGCAGGAAGGCGTGCTGGAGCCCAACCCGGTGCGGAACTTCCTGGACGACCCCCGGCGACGCAGTGGGCCCCTGGAGGAGCCTGAGCGGGACCGCCGGGAAGGCAGCCGCCGGCACGGGCGCAACTGGGGGGGCCCTGACTTCGAGCGGGTGCGCCATGGCCTCGAGCAGGAGCGGCAGGTGGGTGCGGGCGGCTGGGCCACGACTGCCGCCCAGCAGCCGGTCTCTGGGTTCCATGGGGAGGGATGTATGTTGAATGCGGGGCGCAGAGCAGGAAGAGGCTGCAGCCCTGCGCTCAGGCTTCCCTCCAGTTGATGGTTGCCCAGAGCCATACTCCtttctttttgtagttttatGATCTGTTTTGGTGTGATTTTCCTCCTTACTAACGTTAGTGATGTTTACTGGGTACCGGCTGGGGGCCAGGCACTGTCTAGGGTGCTGGGGCTAAATCAGTGGCCATGTAGTAAGATGTCAGATAATGCTGAATGTTGGGAAGAAGGTTCTAGCCCAGCCAGGTGAGGACACGGAGAATAGAGAAGGATCTGGCGTGGCTTCTCTAAGGTGCCACGTGAGCAGATACGGCTTTGATCTCCACCCTGTCACCACCTTTTCCTGTGACCTTGAGCCACGGGCTCTACCCAGGAGCTTAGAAGGCCTCAGGGAAGGGGTGCGGGGCGAGAGTGGTGGGCGGAGCCCTGACTACCCATCTGCTTGGGGCAGGGCCGCCGGGCCGGCCTGGGCGGCGCCGGGGATATGACGCTCTCCATGACGGGCCGAGAGCGGTCCGAGTACCTGCGCTGGAAGCAAGAGCGGGAGAAGATCGACCAGGAGCGGCTGCAGAGGCACCGCAAGCCCACTGGCCAGTGGCGGCGGGAGTGGGACGCCGAGAAGACGGATGGCATGTGAGTCTCTGCCCTGTCCGCGCCGGTGGGGCTCCTCGACCTTGGCCCTGACCTCTGGCTCCTTGGCCTGTCTGGGGTTTCTCATCCTGTGTATCAGTTAGCACGAGCTAGGTAACACTGCGTAAGCATCGCCAAGTCTCAGGGCACAGaaaagcatttctttttccttttttaaacacCTAAAGCATTTTGTGTTAGGGCATAGTCAGTGTGACAACagatgttgtgatagtttcaggcgaacagcaGAAGGAGTCAGCCATGCAGTTTTTTgcaaccatttatttatttatgtattggcTGCGTCGGGACTTAGTTATGATGTGCAGGCTCTTCGTTGCGACCTGCAGGCTCCAGGGTGCCTGGGCTCAGCTCTTGTGGcaagcaggcttagttgctccaaggcctgTAGGGTCTTAGCTTgcccgaccagggactgagcccaaaTCCTCTGtcctggaaggtggattcttaaccactggaccgccagggaagtcccgaaacatttctttctcctgtgCTCACTGGTCTTCTAAGTTGGGCCGATTCAGGCTGGACTGGAAGCTGTGGGTCCAGCTGGGGTTGAGCTCACTTCCGCCCTGCACGTGCACATTCTGGGGTTTGTGCTGAGGGAAGGGGCTGCTGGGGGAAGCGCTGGCCACGGTACTGGCAGATGTGCAGGAGGGAGAGTGAGACACTTCCCCTTCTGTTAGCCAGCAGACCCCACCTTGCTGTGGCAGGAAATTCCACTCTGTCAACTCAATAGTACTGCAGTGATTCTACAGCCAAGGGTGCGGATGTGAGTTCTCATGCAGGGAGGGCCTGAAGAATTATAGCAATGACCCCTTGGCATCCTCCCTTCATCCCTCTAACCATGTCCCCCACCTACCCAAGCACCTTATCCCCGTGGCATTATTCTTCTCAGGTCTGACTCTGTCGCCTTTCGGGTCCCAGGAAACATCCCATTAGTCAAACTTAAAGCGAAGGCATCATCCACAGGAGGGCTAACTGCCATAGCAAAGGTGGAGAAGATTCTGGAAGACCTGCTGAATGGCAATCTTAAGATGGACAGCTGTCATTTTTACATCATCCTCTATCCTTTGCCACAGTGCTGGCTAAAGAAAGAGGATCTTGTCTGTGTGCCTGGAGGTCGGAGCATTTATTTTTGGATTGTGAGCTAAGCCTTTGCCAGCGTGAGAAACATTTTGCACAGATATCCGTAGCTGATGTTTCTGAGGGGGAGGCAGGTGAGCTTTTGTGGAGATGTTCTTGGGCTTAAGACTGAGAAAGTCCTCTTACGTCCCCACAGCAGCCTGCAGCAAGTCTCACGTTTGCATCGAATAGAGCAAATTGTGCAGTGAATAGAGCTAATGTCACATTTGAGGCTACTGTTTTAGACCTAGATAATGTatgtaattgggcttcccaggtggcggtagtgataaagaacccacctgccaatgcaggagacataagagatgaggattaaatccctgggtcaggaagaccccctggaggagggcatggcaacccactccactattcttgcctggagaatcccatggacagtggagcctggtgggctgcagtccatggggttgcagagagttggacatgaccgaagcaacttagcatgcaacaCAATGTATGTAATAATACGTGATTGGAAAGGTTAGGAAGGCCTCTTAAGCTGAGGCCTGAAGGAGGTAACGGAGCGGGCCCCGGAGAGATCGGAGGAAGTGAGCCCCAGgagcagcatgtgcaaaggtcaTGAGGCAGGACCTCTGTGGTAGGAGAACTTGCTAAGCTCGGGAGGTGAGAGAGAGTGATGGAGCTGAGGCTGGACAGGAAGCTGGGGATGTTGAACTTGCACATTCTTATTGAGGTGGGGAATTGCTGTCAAATACTGATCATTTTTCTCTGTTTGGTACACCACGTCACACGTGCCTTTTGTCTTTCACCTGATCCTGAGCTTTAATCAGTGACACGCTCCCCCATCTGGGTTGATGACCTTGCGGTCTGTGATCTTGATTTCTAACCGTGGCCCCCGCCTCCCCCGATGACTCTTCCGCCCTACCTGTTCTCCCTGTGTGACCAGCTGCCTGCTcacccttttctttttcccaaggTTCAAGGATGGCCCAGCCGTGGCCCTGGAACCATCCCACCGCTATGGTGAGTGGGAGTTCTTGGGTAGGGTGAGGCAGCTGGCTAGGCTTGGGGGgttggggcagggtggggtggggatagCTTATACCGTGCTCTCTACCCCCGGCTTCCCCTGGGTTTTATTGCAGATGACCAGGCTTGGGCCCGGCCCCCCAAGCCCCCCACTTTCAGGGAGTTCCTGTCCCAGCACAAAACTGAGGTCAGCCGCAGAAAGAAGAAGAGCAGCCGACCCCAGCCTAAGGCAGTGCCCCGTGCCTACAGGTGGGGGCCCCTTTGCCTTGCACATGCACAACCCCAGCGGGACTGTGTGGCGCTACCCCTGGTGGTTCTCTGGCTTGTGGGTTGGGGATATTTCTGTCCTTCTTGGCCCTGTCTGTCTCTCGGGCGCTTGTCTCCCTGTGGGTCAGGCACTTGGTTTCAGGGGCGTCGGGGCCTGGCTGTCACGTTACCCTCATctgtcccctcctgccctcccacctGTCTCTTCTGCCCACTGGCCCCTCTCTGCCTGGTCACCTCTGACACCTGGGACACACACCCTGTTTCCTCCTCGGTGCTCTAGCCTGCCGGCTCCTCGTCTGGAAATCCCAAAGACCTGCTCTCTCCACCTGTTGAATTTTGTAGCTCTGTGTCTGGGGTCGAGCCTGGGGTGGGAGGCCCCTTCCTCCTGTTCATCTTGGTTTTATTCCTTTCCTCTGTCCCCTCCAGTGACCACGATGACCGCTGGGAGACGAAGGAGGCCGTGTCCGCAGCTCCCGAGCCCCCGCAACCTGCTCTCCCCAAGGAAGCGCCCGTGCAGGTAGGGCGGGCTGTCAGCTCCCGGCAGGCAGCACGGTGTGGGGGTGCCTGGGGCCTGCAGCCTCTCCCTGACCTGCCTTGTGTTCCTCACAGCTGCCTGAGACCCTGGCCGCTGCCCATCGGCCTCCTGAGGATGAGGGCGAGGAGGGCGAGGATGAGGGGGAGGACGGGGAGGATGAGGAGTGGGAAGACGTGAGTGAggatgatgaggaggaggagatcgaggaagaagaggaggctgATGATGAGGAAGAAGAACCAGCCGGccatcaccaacaccaggagGCTGAGCCCAGTGGGGGCCCCAGCGGGAGCCCCACCAGGGAACACAGTGACAAAGAGCCCGCCAGGCCGGAAGAGCCCCTGCCGCTCCCCCAGGCCCCTGCCACACCTTCCAGCCCCTTCTCGCCCCCCGGGGGCCACCACCCTGTGTCCGACTGGGGTGAAGAGATGGAGCTGAATTCTCCCCGGACCGCCCACCCGGCAGATGCTGTCTCTCCGGGTGAGGCCTGGCCGTTTGAAAATGCATGAAGCTggctgcttgtgtgtgtgcttgagGGGTGCATGGGGGACCCTCAGGACCCTGGGACCCCGTGTGCCCTGGTGGCTAGGGGGGACAGTCTATGCCTGTCTCTAGAAGGCCCACCCCCAGATCTTGCCCTGCCCTGAGCCATTCAGAGCGCCCTCCCCAATAAAGAGATCACTTCCTCAAATGACACTTCCCACGTGTGTCCTTAAACCCCCTCTCACTACCCCAGAGCCTTCTATCTTGGTTGGGTGGAGGGGGGCGCGGTATTTGGAGGGGAATGGGCTTGACTGGGCCTCCCCCTTCCCCAGGAGGTGACCAGCCAGCCCCTGCCTCCTTGGAGAGTGGGCCCAGCGCCCCAGGAACCCAGAAAGCTGAAGAGGAGGGGTCTGAGGCAGCTCCAGGTTGGGGGAGTGGCTGGGGTGGTGGAGGTGGCTTTCCTTCTGATTCCTCTTGGGTTGaggggaggagagtttgggggcagTAGAATGGAGTGGGTGCGTCTCCATTATGGGTGTGGGGTAGCTGCTGGCTCGGGGACAGGGTAAGGGGGGAGGGGTTAGGCTGCTGGGTGGGAACGAATCCAGGGTCAAGGGGGTGGAGCTATAGGGAGGACTTCTCGGAGGCCGAGCCACTAGGAATTGAGTgtttgggggtgagggggtggagcCAGGGTGGTATTAGGAGGTAGAGGGCTACCCCAGGGGTTCTGCAAAGTAATCTAGAAACAAGGGGGTGGGTTAAATTGATACGAGCTCAGAGCAGGATTTGAAATACTAGTCGGTCAAAAATAAAGAACTGGGGAGGAGTAATGGATCTAGCTGTGGGCGTGGTTAGTTTTGAGGTGTAAATTAGTAAATGGGGTCAATTAGAATAGAAGTACAGAACACACTGGGGTAAAAATTGTGGAGTCTAGCggacctggagcaacaggcagaACCCAGTCTCCACCTCCACCAGGCGGAAGCCGGGTTGTGGACCTCCGACCTTCCCAAGGAGTAGGGGTTAGGCCTTGGGGGCATAGCCAGGGAAGGTCTGGTTAGGACTCAGAAGGTGGGCAAGGGAAGTGGAGGTAGATCCTGTAGGGCAGGCTTGCTAGAGGTTGGCTTATGTCCGCGGGGGTGAGGCTGGGATGAGAGAGGACAGAGTTTAGGATGGCGGCTGAGGTCGGGGTACCCGAAGCGCTTTGTCTTTGGGTCACGTGACTGCCATCTCGCTC
This window harbors:
- the CCDC9 gene encoding coiled-coil domain-containing protein 9, yielding MSAALDLKSKEEKDAELDKRIEALRRKNEALIRRYQEIEEDRKKAELEGVAVTGPRKGRSVEKENVAVEKNLGPSRRSPGTPRPPGVSKGGRTPPQHGGRAGMGRTSRSWEDSPGEQPRGGAGGRGRRGRGRGSPHLSGGGDASIADRKSKEWEERRKQNIEKMNEEMEKIAEYERNQREGVLEPNPVRNFLDDPRRRSGPLEEPERDRREGSRRHGRNWGGPDFERVRHGLEQERQGRRAGLGGAGDMTLSMTGRERSEYLRWKQEREKIDQERLQRHRKPTGQWRREWDAEKTDGMFKDGPAVALEPSHRYDDQAWARPPKPPTFREFLSQHKTEVSRRKKKSSRPQPKAVPRAYSDHDDRWETKEAVSAAPEPPQPALPKEAPVQLPETLAAAHRPPEDEGEEGEDEGEDGEDEEWEDVSEDDEEEEIEEEEEADDEEEEPAGHHQHQEAEPSGGPSGSPTREHSDKEPARPEEPLPLPQAPATPSSPFSPPGGHHPVSDWGEEMELNSPRTAHPADAVSPGEAWPFENA